The Sesamum indicum cultivar Zhongzhi No. 13 linkage group LG1, S_indicum_v1.0, whole genome shotgun sequence genome includes a window with the following:
- the LOC105162393 gene encoding uncharacterized protein LOC105162393 encodes MCPESSDASPNKRIKTITPPPHSPPSLISKGKSKIQEGESLPIQAEAENESADCCGICLSEAGDAGVSRGYIDSCNHYFCFVCIMEWAKVESKCPLCKRRFSAIRRPPKPPIFASERIVHVPVRDQVYHYFGNATVGPPDPYSEAKCSVCHGVADESLLLLCDLCDSAAHTYCVGLGVTVPEGDWYCQDCTLLREERLKSETNTDSGVQVSFDALAKISSANEHVTIFDIVRETCGHAAVQSHRSASSDPDYLPPPSSNNVETSMINSIDIPISTSLETVAQHPTKPNARTLRRCRNLHDRIRVLRQNWNGFRSGILHFSSSAGDGNISSKKSMSCVSEQHSVSCVNLQSTAQCSSSVITNDIEAHEIDRAWKMLDKAKSIRQGRGRPSIVHQASECTTRKPNAIERAGCTSYRHSADSQQNRSKNVGSVGTSRHCHYSLEKAYDNKPSSGSGKHKWRRHMTEDATKLFSRGSLSGLSPTNQELGSSEGTQTPSYTCTASLRTDEKPPAEKSFKEPTCLSSSVMSESMLVNVDVKGVNLTSSSCSKIKNPKEKSKLEQKYVASQLYNDAKSEIQSLVKLNLKLQTKAEKLEVDAFKEVARLATHSILAACGLEHPKAGSCSIPGIICSHPTEVRQLQKFSLMPNSCRECFYVFVKDVVNTVLLQKKQMQKKT; translated from the exons ATGTGCCCAGAATCTTCCGATGCTTCTCCGAACAAACGCATCAAAACCATAACCCCACCTCCTCATTCTCCGCCCTCTTTGATCTCCAAAGGCAAATCCAAAATCCAGGAGGGAGAATCATTGCCGATTCAAGCGGAAGCTGAAAATGAATCGGCCGATTGTTGCGGGATTTGCTTGTCGGAAGCTGGCGATGCCGGAGTCAGCAGAGGATACATTGACAGCTGCAACCATTACTTTTGTTTCGTTTGCATCATGGAGTGGGCAAAGGTCGAGTCCAAATGTCCCCTATGCAAGCGCCGCTTCTCCGCTATCCGCCGCCCTCCCAAGCCGCCCATCTTCGCCTCTGAGCGCATCGTTCATGTCCCTGTTCGGGACCAG GTTTATCATTACTTTGGAAATGCAACAGTTGGGCCTCCAGATCCATATTCAGAAGCTAAATGTAGCGTGTGTCACGGTGTAGCAGATGAAAGCCTCCTACTCTTGTGTGATCTTTGCGACTCTGCTGCTCATACTTACTGCGTTGGTCTGGGTGTAACTGTTCCTGAAGGTGATTGGTATTGCCAGGACTGTACACTTTTGAGGGAGGAGCGCTTGAAAAGTGAAACTAATACTGATTCTGGCGTTCAAGTTAGTTTTGATGCCCTCGCCAAAATATCATCAGCTAATGAACATGTTACTATTTTTGATATTGTACGAGAAACTTGTGGTCATGCAGCAGTGCAGAGTCACAGAAGCGCCTCTTCAGATCCGGATTACTTACCACCTCCTAGTTCTAATAATGTTGAAACTAGTATGATCAATAGTATCGATATACCAATTTCAACAAGCCTGGAAACTGTTGCACAACATCCAACCAAGCCAAACGCCAGAACTTTGCGGCGTTGTCGCAATCTGCATGATCGTATACGTGTATTACGTCAAAACTGGAATGGCTTTCGAAGTGGTATCTTGCACTTTTCTTCTAGTGCAGGTGATGGTAATATCTCTAGTAAAAAATCCATGAGTTGTGTGAGTGAACAACATTCAGTATCTTGCGTAAATCTGCAATCAACAGCTCAATGTAGTTCTTCTGTTATCACTAATGACATTGAGGCACATGAGATAGACAGAGCTTGGAAGATGTTAGATAAGGCAAAGTCAATCAGACAGGGTCGTGGAAGGCCCAGCATTGTACATCAGGCATCAGAATGCACTACAAGAAAACCAAACGCCATTGAACGTGCTGGTTGTACGAGTTATAGACATTCAGCAGATAGCCAACAGAATAGATCAAAGAATGTGGGAAGTGTTGGAACAAGTCGGCATTGCCATTATTCTCTTGAAAAGGCTTACGATAATAAGCCATCTTCAGGGTCCGGAAAACACAAGTGGAGGCGGCATATGACTGAGGATGCTACAAAGTTGTTTTCTAGGGGTTCATTGTCTGGCCTTTCACCAACTAACCAAGAACTGGGATCTTCTGAAGGTACGCAAACTCCCTCATACACGTGCACTGCTAGTTTGAGGACTGATGAGAAACCACCAGctgaaaaatcatttaaagAGCCCACCTGCTTGAGTTCATCAGTCATGTCAGAATCAATGCTGGTGAATGTAGATGTCAAAGGGGTCAATCTTACCTCTTCCTCCTGTAGCAAGATAAAGAATCCCAAGGAGAAAAGCAAGTTGGAGCAAAAATACGTTGCCAGCCAGCTCTATAATGATGCTAAGAGTGAGATTCAGTCTCTTGTAAAACTCAACCTAAAACTTCAAACTAAAGCGGAGAAATTAG AAGTTGATGCATTTAAGGAAGTTGCGCGGCTAGCTACACATTCTATATTAGCTGCATGTGGTTTGGAGCATCCAAAGGCTGGTTCCTGTTCTATCCCAGGTATTATATGCTCTCATCCCACTGAAGTTCGGCAACTTCAGAAGTTCAGTCTAATGCCTAATTCTTGCAGAGAATGCTTTTATGTATTTGTGAAGGATGTGGTTAATACTGTTTTGTTGCAGAAGAAGCAGATGCAGAAAAAAACATGA
- the LOC105162404 gene encoding uncharacterized protein LOC105162404, producing MTSSMRFSLVIFFACSLFVQGTLAEVVCENLPANLCSFAISSTGKRCVLESYKIGRGEIDYMCRTSEVVVERLYGYIESDHCVKACGVHRESTSISSDVFLSSEFTAHLCSPACYQNCPNIVELFFNLAAGEGLSLPTLCHNQKENHRTMLAILNGDGAAAGPVAAPAPSF from the exons ATGACTTCTTCAATGAGATTTTCATTGGTTATCTTCTTTGCTTGTTCTCTGTTCGTTCAGGGAACCTTAG cGGAGGTGGTTTGTGAAAATTTGCCTGCAAATCTTTGTTCCTTTGCGATCTCATCAACTGGAAAGAGGTGTGTGCTGGAGAGCTACAAAATTGGACGAGGAGAAATTGATTATATGTGTAGGACATCAGAGGTTGTGGTAGAGAGATTATACGGATATATTGAGTCAGATCATTGCGTGAAAGCATGTGGTGTTCATCGTGAATCCACTAGTATATCGTCCGATGTCTTTCTCTCATCTGAGTTCACTGCCCATCTCTGTTCCCCTGCTTGCTATCAAAACTGCCCCAACATTGTTGAGCTCTTTTTCAACCTTGCTGCCGGTGAAG GACTGTCTTTGCCAACGCTCTGCCATAATCAAAAGGAGAATCATAGAACCATGTTGGCGATTTTGAACGGTGATGGCGCCGCCGCTGGTCCAGTGGCTGCTCCTGCTCCATCTTTCTAA